One window of the Rhipicephalus sanguineus isolate Rsan-2018 chromosome 2, BIME_Rsan_1.4, whole genome shotgun sequence genome contains the following:
- the LOC125757079 gene encoding uncharacterized protein LOC125757079: MPLAKKCSFNPDWVNAEISEHASWIRAVPNDTSKAQCAACQKTFTLSNMGIAAVSSHAVSKKHLAAVSVVQSASQTNIRAFFSAGPNLPCSVTATSECVSAVPSKSAQSVPAKPVAIAPEGKASLNGFLVKKCVTKAEVVWCLNTIATHGSFRSAATSAALFPIMFPTCDVAKKMQLGKDKVGYTICYGIAPYFRNRLLSKLHGVPHVIVAFDESLNKIAQKEQMDVLIRFWDPADDVVKTRYLTSCFLGHTRAEDLAAAFKKATENIEPAKILPLSMDGPNVNLKLLKLLKEEFSASDGNQNIVDIGSCGLHVVSGAFKTGHNVTKWNTVVFLRSIYNLFKNVPARRADYVCQFHREHTVSAKVLLSALAGKWQGSC, encoded by the coding sequence ATGCCTCTTGCAAAGAAGTGTTCATTTAACCCTGATTGGGTGAACGCGGAAATATCCGAGCACGCCTCATGGATTAGAGCAGTGCCGAACGATACAAGTAAGGCTCAGTGTGCAGCATGCCAGAAGACTTTCACGCTTAGCAATATGGGCATCGCTGCCGTCTCCAGTCACGCTGTGAGCAAGAAACACCTAGCTGCTGTGAGCGTGGTGCAAAGTGCTTCCCAGACAAACATCCGCGCATTTTTCAGTGCTGGACCCAACTTGCCGTGTTCCGTGACTGCTACGAGTGAATGTGTATCGGCTGTGCCAAGCAAGAGTGCTCAAAGCGTGCCTGCTAAACCAGTGGCCATCGCGCCTGAAGGGAAGGCATCCTTAAATGGGTTTCTAGTCAAGAAATGTGTCACGAAAGCAGAAGTTGTTTGGTGTCTGAACACTATAGCGACCCATGGATCGTTTCGTTCAGCAGCAACGTCGGCGGCGCTTTTTCCCATCATGTTCCCCACGTGCGACGTCGCGAAGAAGATGCAACTTGGTAAGGACAAAGTTGGCTATACAATTTGTTACGGTATAGCCCCGTACTTCCGAAACAGGCTGCTATCAAAACTGCATGGTGTCCCACACGTGATCGTGGCTTTTGACGAGTCCCTGAACAAAATTGCTCAGAAAGAGCAAATGGACGTTTTGATCAGGTTTTGGGACCCAGCTGATGATGTTGTCAAAACCCGCTACCTGACGTCCTGTTTTTTAGGACACACTCGCGCAGAGGATTTAGCTGCTGCTTTCAAAAAGGCCACCGAGAACATTGAGCCGGCAAAAATACTTCCACTTTCGATGGATGGTCCAAATGTCAATTTGAAGTTGTTGAAGTTATTGAAGGAAGAGTTTTCTGCGTCTGATGGAAATCAGAATATTGTGGACATTGGAAGCTGCGGACTGCACGTTGTGAGTGGTGCATTTAAAACAGGCCACAATGTCACAAAGTGGAACACAGTAGTGTTTCTTAGAAGCATATACAATTTATTCAAGAACGTCCCTGCACGCCGAGCCGACTATGTATGTCAATTTCACAGGGAGCACACTGTTTCCGCTAAAGTGTTGCTCAGTGCGCTGGCTGGAAAATGGCAAGGCTCTTGCTAG